From Enhydrobacter sp., the proteins below share one genomic window:
- a CDS encoding hydantoinase/oxoprolinase family protein: MPASAMLTVGIDVGGTFTDLIAIDPASGAVKLAKVPTTVDNQALGFMAALAAAGAAPAAVQALVHGTTTTTNALLERKVARVGLITTRGFRDVLELGRRTRPQPYGLRGTFRPLVEREYRLEVPERMDADGQVLTALDEPAVAEAARRLLALGCEAVVVHFLHSYINPAHERRAAAIVRELWPNDYVTAGHAILSEYREYERGVTAAVNASVQPVLDRYLSRLRQELKAKGFDRDILVMQGNGGTISSSLVARAAVNTVMSGPASGVMAAAYTGRACGHPNLITYDMGGTSTDVGLIENAVPQVSGELELEYAMPIHVPMVDVHTIGAGGGSIASVDPAGMLRVGPESAGARPGPICYGKGGDEPTITDANLLLGRLNPDRLLGVDRPVTLDHVRHILVDKVGHRLGLDAEGAAAAILRIANDRMAGAIRLVSLSRGHDPRDFALFAFGGAGPLHATALARELGIPTVLVPARPGITNALGCVVADLRHDYVRTVNKPLSAVDDATVAGIYAEQAAEGRATIEREGVPVRELRHVLSADMQFQGQSHILSVSVERPEIGVDGLRKAFAAAYWRRFGIELPEIPPVLVNLHTAVIGVRPGVSLEILASGERASSLHAARVGERRVWFGDGWHVTPVYAREKLPLDATFEGPAILEQLDCTTVVEPGDRVTQDEFGNLLIRIASP; the protein is encoded by the coding sequence ATGCCCGCTTCCGCCATGCTCACCGTCGGCATCGATGTCGGCGGCACCTTCACCGACCTGATCGCCATCGATCCGGCGTCCGGCGCGGTGAAGCTCGCCAAGGTGCCGACCACGGTCGACAACCAGGCGCTCGGCTTCATGGCCGCGCTGGCCGCTGCCGGGGCCGCACCCGCCGCCGTGCAGGCGCTGGTGCACGGCACGACAACCACGACCAACGCCCTGCTCGAGCGCAAGGTCGCGCGGGTCGGCCTGATCACGACGCGGGGCTTCCGCGACGTGCTCGAGCTCGGCCGCCGCACACGGCCCCAGCCTTACGGCCTGCGCGGCACCTTCCGGCCGCTGGTCGAGCGCGAATACCGGCTGGAAGTGCCCGAGCGCATGGACGCCGACGGCCAGGTGCTGACCGCGCTCGACGAGCCGGCCGTCGCCGAGGCCGCGCGCCGGCTTCTGGCGCTGGGCTGCGAGGCCGTCGTCGTGCACTTCCTGCACAGCTACATCAACCCCGCGCACGAGCGTCGCGCCGCCGCGATCGTGCGCGAGCTGTGGCCCAACGACTACGTCACCGCCGGCCACGCCATCCTGTCGGAGTATCGCGAATACGAGCGCGGCGTCACGGCGGCGGTCAATGCGTCGGTGCAGCCGGTGCTCGACCGCTACCTCTCGCGCCTGCGCCAAGAGCTCAAGGCCAAGGGCTTCGACCGCGACATCCTGGTGATGCAGGGCAATGGCGGTACGATCTCCTCGAGCCTGGTCGCCCGCGCGGCGGTCAACACGGTGATGTCCGGCCCCGCCTCGGGTGTCATGGCGGCGGCCTATACCGGCCGCGCCTGCGGCCATCCCAACCTGATCACCTACGACATGGGCGGCACCTCGACCGACGTCGGATTGATCGAGAATGCCGTGCCGCAGGTCTCGGGCGAGCTCGAGCTGGAATACGCCATGCCGATCCATGTGCCGATGGTCGACGTCCACACGATCGGCGCGGGCGGCGGCTCGATCGCCTCGGTCGATCCCGCCGGCATGCTGCGGGTCGGGCCTGAAAGCGCGGGCGCGCGGCCGGGTCCGATCTGCTACGGCAAGGGAGGCGACGAGCCCACCATCACCGACGCCAACCTGTTGCTCGGCCGGCTCAATCCCGACCGGCTGCTGGGGGTCGACCGTCCGGTGACGCTCGACCACGTGCGACACATTCTGGTCGACAAGGTCGGCCATCGCCTCGGTCTCGATGCCGAGGGCGCGGCGGCGGCCATCCTGCGCATCGCCAACGACCGCATGGCCGGCGCCATCCGGCTGGTGTCGCTCTCGCGCGGCCACGATCCGCGGGACTTCGCGCTGTTCGCCTTCGGCGGCGCGGGCCCGTTGCACGCCACGGCGCTGGCGCGCGAGCTCGGCATCCCGACCGTGCTGGTGCCGGCGCGGCCCGGCATCACCAACGCGCTGGGCTGTGTCGTCGCTGACCTGCGCCACGACTACGTGCGCACCGTGAACAAGCCGTTGTCGGCGGTCGACGACGCGACCGTCGCCGGCATCTATGCCGAGCAGGCGGCCGAGGGCCGCGCCACCATCGAGCGCGAGGGCGTGCCGGTGCGCGAGCTGCGCCATGTGCTGAGCGCCGACATGCAGTTCCAGGGGCAGAGCCACATCCTGTCGGTCTCGGTCGAGCGGCCGGAGATCGGCGTCGACGGGTTGCGCAAGGCCTTCGCCGCCGCCTACTGGCGCCGCTTCGGCATCGAGCTTCCCGAGATCCCGCCGGTGCTGGTCAACCTGCACACCGCCGTGATTGGCGTGCGGCCCGGGGTCTCGCTCGAAATCCTCGCCTCGGGCGAGCGTGCGTCGAGCTTGCACGCCGCCCGGGTCGGCGAGCGCCGCGTCTGGTTCGGCGACGGCTGGCACGTCACGCCGGTCTATGCTCGCGAGAAGCTGCCGCTCGATGCGACATTCGAAGGTCCGGCGATCCTCGAACAGCTCGACTGCACCACCGTCGTCGAACCCGGCGATCGCGTGACGCAGGACGAGTTCGGCAACCTGCTGATCCGCATCGCCTCACCCTGA
- a CDS encoding mandelate racemase/muconate lactonizing enzyme family protein, with translation MKIVDVKAYPTSFRVPKERQVSLGIGTMTKRDCVMVKVTTEDGLVGWGESHHARSPGSVGHLIDTTLKGFVVGMDATDTVGIWSKIYKFQLGSHGMGAATAMAMSGIDQALWDIKGKATGWPLYRLLGGSNRPVPAYAGGISLGYQEPKALVAEAEPMVEAGYRALKLRIGDTVANDIARMTAIRKRFPEVAILTDANTGYTVEDARRVMPAMDELDISWLEEPFPAHDHRSYRMARGFGRTPLAAGENHYTRFEFHRLIEDGNVTILQPDLSKSGGVTEVQRIAAAASMWKLPIHPHSSMTGLNHAVSIHFLASIDNGGYFEADLSVANKFRDELCSEAWSIGRDGTVRPLDRPGIGVEIDEKFLAAHPVIEGPGYT, from the coding sequence ATGAAGATCGTCGACGTCAAAGCCTATCCGACCTCCTTCCGCGTGCCGAAGGAGCGGCAGGTGTCGCTGGGCATCGGCACCATGACCAAGCGCGACTGCGTGATGGTCAAAGTGACCACCGAGGACGGCCTCGTCGGATGGGGCGAGAGCCATCACGCGCGCTCGCCGGGCAGCGTCGGCCATCTGATCGACACCACGCTCAAGGGCTTCGTCGTCGGCATGGACGCCACGGACACGGTCGGAATCTGGAGCAAGATCTACAAGTTCCAGCTCGGCAGCCACGGCATGGGCGCCGCCACGGCCATGGCGATGAGCGGCATCGACCAGGCCCTGTGGGACATCAAGGGCAAGGCGACGGGCTGGCCGCTCTACAGGCTGTTGGGCGGCTCGAACCGGCCGGTGCCCGCCTATGCCGGCGGCATCTCGCTCGGCTACCAGGAGCCGAAGGCGCTGGTCGCCGAGGCCGAGCCCATGGTCGAGGCGGGCTACCGGGCGCTGAAACTGCGCATCGGCGACACGGTGGCCAACGACATCGCCCGCATGACGGCGATCCGCAAGCGCTTCCCCGAGGTTGCGATCCTGACCGACGCCAACACCGGCTACACGGTCGAGGACGCGCGCCGTGTCATGCCAGCGATGGACGAACTCGATATCTCGTGGCTGGAGGAGCCGTTCCCGGCGCACGATCATCGCTCCTACCGCATGGCCAGGGGCTTCGGCCGCACGCCGCTTGCCGCCGGCGAGAACCACTACACGCGCTTCGAGTTCCACCGGCTGATCGAGGACGGCAACGTCACCATCCTGCAGCCCGACCTGTCCAAGAGCGGCGGCGTCACCGAGGTCCAGCGCATCGCCGCCGCGGCCTCGATGTGGAAGCTGCCGATCCATCCGCACAGCTCGATGACCGGCCTGAACCATGCGGTGTCGATCCACTTCCTGGCGTCGATCGACAATGGCGGCTACTTCGAGGCCGATCTCTCCGTCGCCAACAAATTCCGCGACGAGCTCTGCAGCGAGGCCTGGAGCATCGGCCGGGACGGCACCGTGCGGCCGCTCGACAGGCCCGGCATCGGGGTCGAGATCGACGAGAAGTTCCTCGCGGCCCATCCGGTCATCGAGGGTCCGGGCTACACCTAG
- a CDS encoding ABC transporter ATP-binding protein, which translates to MSSPDAAVVLQVEGLHKAFGGVQAVADVSFAVSAGELLALIGPNGAGKSTCFNMLNGQLAPDGGIVRLGGRDIVGLSPREIWRLGVGRTFQITATFASLSVRENVQMALYSHAGRLRSLLPRFGTALRGEADALLDQVGMLDQADRVCGVLAYGDLKRVELAMALANRPRLLLMDEPTAGMAPRERVALMELTAGLARAREIAVLFTEHDMDVVFSQADRIIVLDRGNLIAGGTPEEVRANPQVRAVYLGGTH; encoded by the coding sequence CGGACGCCGCGGTGGTTCTTCAGGTCGAGGGCCTGCACAAGGCGTTCGGCGGCGTCCAGGCCGTCGCCGACGTGTCGTTCGCCGTGTCCGCCGGCGAGTTGCTGGCGCTGATCGGCCCCAACGGCGCGGGCAAGAGCACCTGCTTCAACATGCTGAACGGCCAGCTCGCGCCCGACGGCGGCATCGTGCGGCTCGGCGGCCGCGACATCGTCGGCCTTAGTCCGAGGGAGATCTGGCGGCTGGGCGTCGGCCGCACCTTCCAGATCACCGCCACGTTCGCGTCGCTTTCCGTGCGCGAGAACGTGCAGATGGCGCTCTACTCTCATGCCGGAAGGCTGCGCTCGCTGCTGCCACGCTTCGGCACGGCCCTGCGCGGCGAGGCCGACGCCCTGCTCGACCAGGTCGGCATGCTCGACCAGGCCGATCGGGTCTGCGGCGTGCTGGCCTATGGCGACCTCAAGCGCGTCGAGCTCGCCATGGCCTTGGCCAACCGGCCGCGGCTGCTGCTGATGGACGAGCCGACGGCCGGCATGGCGCCCAGGGAGCGGGTGGCGCTGATGGAACTCACCGCCGGCCTCGCCCGCGCCCGCGAGATCGCCGTGCTGTTCACCGAGCACGACATGGACGTCGTGTTCAGCCAGGCCGACCGCATCATCGTGCTCGACCGCGGCAACCTGATCGCCGGTGGCACGCCCGAGGAGGTGCGCGCCAACCCGCAGGTGCGGGCGGTGTATCTCGGGGGGACGCATTGA
- a CDS encoding aspartate dehydrogenase, giving the protein MKRPVRLGLIGYGAIGRHVEAAGLEGIELVSVLVRRPRAAGLLTHEPDRFFAHALDAVAECAGHDAVQTHGQRALESGADLLVTSVGAFTDTTLFDRLLAAAKANGRRLILPSAGIGALDILSGAAVGGLDSVTVTVRKDPSAWKGTVAETLVDLDTLGEPKIVFDGPVREGARLYPQNVNISAAAAIAGIGLDRTRVVIVADPTIATHVVELEASGAFGSFSFREDVAVSEENRKTGKLVAMAMVKSVRQLASTLIVAA; this is encoded by the coding sequence ATGAAGCGACCGGTCCGGCTCGGCCTGATCGGCTACGGCGCCATCGGCAGGCACGTCGAGGCCGCCGGGCTCGAGGGCATCGAACTGGTCTCGGTGCTGGTGAGGCGCCCACGCGCCGCGGGACTCCTGACCCACGAGCCGGATCGCTTCTTCGCCCACGCGCTCGACGCGGTCGCCGAGTGCGCCGGCCACGACGCGGTGCAGACGCATGGCCAGCGCGCGCTGGAGAGCGGCGCGGACCTGCTCGTGACCTCCGTCGGCGCCTTCACCGACACGACGCTGTTCGACCGCCTGCTCGCCGCCGCCAAGGCGAACGGCCGCCGCCTGATCCTGCCCTCCGCCGGCATCGGCGCGCTCGACATCCTGAGCGGAGCCGCGGTCGGCGGCCTCGACAGCGTCACCGTGACGGTGCGCAAGGATCCCTCGGCCTGGAAGGGCACGGTTGCCGAGACCCTGGTCGACCTCGACACCCTCGGGGAACCCAAGATCGTGTTCGACGGCCCGGTGCGCGAAGGTGCGCGGCTCTATCCGCAGAACGTCAACATCTCGGCGGCCGCCGCCATCGCCGGCATCGGGCTCGATCGAACGCGGGTCGTGATCGTGGCCGACCCGACCATCGCCACGCACGTCGTCGAGCTGGAGGCGAGCGGCGCGTTCGGCAGCTTCTCCTTCCGGGAGGACGTCGCCGTCAGCGAGGAGAACCGCAAGACGGGCAAGCTGGTCGCCATGGCGATGGTGAAGTCGGTGCGCCAGCTCGCCTCGACCCTGATCGTCGCCGCCTAG
- a CDS encoding mandelate racemase/muconate lactonizing enzyme family protein yields the protein MKITDVACHILQCKVDKPFVSARGWVYGTRSTCLIEISTDDGLTGWGECYGPSVVAKAFIDTQFKARVVGRDPFDVEAIWEDLYNRIKDYGTTGMAISAISGIDIALWDIMGRATGKPVHKLIGGAYRSEVIPYATGLYFIDMNRLIEEAVEEALEFKNDGFRAIKMKIGLGDLKLDTRRVAAVRQAIGPDVQLAVDANHCFSVPNAIKLGRMLEEHDILWFEEPISPEDHDGYVEVTRALDMAVAGGENDYTRWGFRDVIARKAMDIVQPDLCAAGGFSECRKIATLASAFGVECVPHAWGSAIGLAATVQFLAALPDQPPAFRPMPPMLEFEQTPNPLRDHLAKEPIEQKKGIVKVPTSPGLGIDIDREVLKKYKVG from the coding sequence ATGAAGATCACCGACGTCGCCTGCCACATCCTGCAATGCAAGGTCGACAAGCCGTTCGTGTCGGCGCGCGGCTGGGTCTACGGCACGCGCTCGACCTGCCTGATCGAGATCTCGACGGACGACGGCCTCACCGGCTGGGGCGAGTGCTACGGGCCGTCGGTGGTCGCCAAGGCATTCATCGACACGCAGTTCAAGGCACGCGTCGTCGGCCGCGATCCGTTCGACGTCGAGGCGATCTGGGAGGATCTCTACAATCGCATCAAGGATTACGGCACCACCGGCATGGCGATCTCGGCCATCTCGGGCATCGACATCGCGCTGTGGGACATCATGGGACGTGCCACGGGCAAGCCGGTGCACAAGCTGATCGGCGGCGCCTACCGCAGCGAGGTGATCCCTTACGCCACCGGCCTCTATTTCATCGACATGAACCGCCTGATCGAAGAGGCGGTCGAGGAAGCGCTGGAATTCAAGAACGACGGCTTTCGTGCCATCAAGATGAAGATCGGCCTCGGCGACCTGAAGCTCGACACGAGGCGCGTCGCCGCCGTGCGACAGGCGATCGGACCGGACGTTCAGCTCGCGGTCGACGCCAACCACTGCTTCTCGGTGCCCAACGCCATCAAGCTCGGCCGCATGCTGGAGGAGCATGACATCCTGTGGTTCGAGGAGCCGATCAGCCCGGAGGACCATGACGGCTACGTCGAGGTGACGCGTGCCCTCGACATGGCGGTGGCGGGCGGCGAGAACGACTACACCCGCTGGGGTTTCCGCGACGTCATCGCCAGGAAGGCGATGGACATCGTGCAGCCCGATCTCTGCGCCGCCGGCGGCTTCTCCGAGTGCCGCAAGATCGCGACCCTGGCGTCGGCGTTCGGCGTTGAGTGCGTGCCGCATGCCTGGGGCTCGGCGATCGGCCTGGCGGCGACGGTGCAGTTCCTGGCGGCATTGCCCGACCAGCCGCCGGCCTTCCGGCCGATGCCGCCCATGCTGGAGTTCGAGCAGACGCCCAACCCTTTGCGCGACCACCTGGCGAAGGAGCCGATCGAGCAGAAGAAGGGCATCGTCAAGGTGCCGACCAGCCCCGGCCTCGGCATCGACATCGATCGCGAGGTGCTGAAGAAGTACAAGGTGGGTTGA
- a CDS encoding ABC transporter ATP-binding protein, producing MLLVKDLHAYYGRAHILQGVSVEARPGEVVALLGRNGAGKSTTLKAIMGLVPPARGEVSFEGRRIDGLTPYRVARLGLGYVPEDRRIFTDLTVTENLEVGRRAARPGAPSWTEDRLFALFPNLAGMRDRPGGRMSGGEQQMLTIARTLMGNPRCVLLDEPSEGLAPIIVEQMAHSIRALKGEGLSVLLSEQNLHFSQAVADRAYIIEKGQIRFSGTMAELTADAALREQYLSV from the coding sequence ATGCTCCTGGTGAAGGACCTGCACGCCTATTACGGCCGGGCGCACATCCTGCAGGGCGTGTCGGTCGAGGCGCGGCCCGGCGAGGTCGTGGCGCTGCTCGGCCGTAATGGCGCCGGCAAGTCGACCACGCTCAAGGCCATCATGGGGCTGGTGCCGCCGGCCCGCGGCGAGGTGAGCTTCGAGGGCCGGCGCATCGACGGGCTGACGCCCTATCGCGTGGCGCGACTCGGCCTCGGCTACGTCCCGGAGGATCGCCGCATCTTCACCGACCTGACGGTGACCGAGAATCTCGAGGTCGGGCGGCGCGCCGCCCGGCCGGGCGCGCCGAGCTGGACCGAGGACAGGCTCTTCGCGCTGTTCCCCAATCTCGCCGGAATGCGCGACCGGCCGGGCGGGCGCATGTCGGGCGGCGAGCAGCAGATGCTGACCATCGCCCGCACTCTGATGGGCAATCCGCGCTGCGTGCTGCTCGACGAGCCGTCCGAGGGTCTGGCGCCGATCATCGTCGAGCAGATGGCGCACTCGATCCGCGCCCTGAAGGGCGAGGGCCTGTCGGTGCTGCTGTCGGAGCAGAACCTGCATTTCAGCCAGGCCGTCGCCGACCGCGCCTACATCATCGAGAAAGGCCAAATCCGCTTCAGCGGCACCATGGCCGAACTCACCGCCGACGCAGCACTTCGCGAACAATATCTTTCGGTCTGA